The Halomonas denitrificans DNA window GGGCTACCTGGCCGTGTACGTCCGGCTGCTCGCCTACTGGCTCGTCACCGGCCTGCCGGTGGTGCTGTTCTCCCCGCTGGCCGGTCTGATGCTCAACCTGCCCGCGCCGGCGCTGGGTACGCTGGTGGCGAGTCTCGCGATCGGCACGCCCGCCCTGACCCTGATCGGCGCGCTGGCCGCGGCGCTGACCCTGACCACCCGCGGCGCCGGCGCGTTGCTGGCGATCCTCGTCTTTCCGCTGGTCGTGCCGCTGCTGATCTTCGCCGCCGGCGCGGTCCAGCTGGCCGCCGACGGCTTCGCCCCCGGTGCTCACCTGGGTTTCCTGGGGGCCTTTACAATAGTGTGTCTGACCCTGGCGCCGATCGGCATCCGGGCCGCTCTCAAGATGAATCTCGAATGATCTGGCAGTCGATCAAACTGGCATTCCACAAGCTCGGGTCGCCGCCCGTGTTCAGCGTGTTCGCGCGTCGCCTCGCGCCCTGGCTGTGGGCGGCGTTCCTGGCCTGCACGCTGTACGGCGTGTACCTGGCCCTGTACGTGGCCCCGCCCGACTACCAGCAGGGCGACTCGGCCCGCATCCTGTACATCCACGTGCCGGCCGCATGGCAGGCGCTGCTCGGCTACCTGATCATGGCGGTGCTGGCCGCGATCGCGCTGATCTGGCGCATCCGCACCGCCGAGATCATGGCCATGGCCGCGGCGCCGATCGGCGCCGGTCTCACGCTGATCTGCCTGGTCACCGGCTCGCTCTGGGGCAAGCCGATGTGGGGCACCTGGTGGGAATGGGACGCGCGCCTGACCTCGATGCTCGTGTTGCTGTTCATCTACGTCGGCATCATGGCGCTGTACGCGGCCTACGACGATCCGCGCAAGGGCGCGCGCGTGGCGTCGGTCCTGGTCATCGCCGGCCTGGTCAACCTGCCGATCATCCATTTCTCGGTCGAATGGTGGACCACGCTGCACCAGGGCCAGACGATCCGCGTGTTCGGCGAGTCGTCGATGCACCCGTCGATGATCCCGCCGCTGATCTGGACCACGCTGGGCACCAAGTTCCTGTTCGGCGCCGCCCTGCTGGACCGCGCCCGCAACCTGCTGCTGGCCCAGGACCAGCACAAGCGCTGGGTCCAGCGCGAACTCGCGCCCGGCCTGGAAGCCCCAGGCGCGGTCGATCCGATCGAACGGGGAGCGGCGATCCGATGATGTCGACGATCCTCCCCGATCTGAACTACGCGGCCTTCGTGTGGTCCAGTTACGGCGTGTTCGCGGCCGTCTGCGCGTGGCAGTTCCTCGCCCCGTGGATTCGCCGTCGTCGCCTGGTCCGGCAGATTCGCGAGCAGCTCGAGGAGCGCTCCGCGGCGAACGCATTGAAGGAGAACGACGCCCCATGACCCGCACCCGCAAGCGCCGCCTGCTGATCGTCGTCCTGATCCTCGTCGGCATGTCCCTCGCGACCGCCGTGGCGATCACCGCGATGAACCAGAACGTGATGTTCTTCGTCAGCCCCACGGACGTCGCCGAACAGGAACTGTCGCCCGAGCGGCGCTTCCGCCTCGGCGGCCTGGTCGCCGACGGCACCGTGGTTCGCGCACCGGGCAGCCTGGACGTCGAATTCCAGGTCACCGACGGTCGCCATAACGTGCCGGTGACCTACAGCGGCATCCTGCCCGACCTGTTCCGCGAGGGACAGGGCGTGATCGCCCACGGCTACCTGCGCGACGGACGCTTCGAGGCCGACGAGGTGCTGGCCCGCCACGACGAGACCTACACCCCGCCGGAGGTCCTGCGGGCGCTGGAAGAGGCCGGTCACCCCGGTCCGGACACGAACCCATGACGGGCGGCGTACTGGGCGAGCTGGGCCAGATCGCGCTGATCGTTTCGCTGGTTCTGGCGATCCTCCTCGCCACGCTGCCCCTGATCGGCGCGTGGCGCGACGACGCCCGGCTGATGAGCCTGGCCCCGTCGCTGGCCGTCGGCCTGTTCGTGTTCGTCGCGATCGCCTTCGGCATCCTGTCCGCCGCGTTCGTCGCCAACGACTTCACGATCGCCTACGTCGCCAACCATTCGAACCTCCTGCTGCCGGTGCACTACCGCCTGACCGGCGTCTGGGGCGGCCACGAGGGCTCGCTGCTGCTCTGGGTGCTGATGCTGTCGGGCTGGATGGTGGCCGTGGTCCTGTTCTCGCGTTCCCTGTCGCGGCCGTTCCTGGCCCGCGTGCTGGCGGTGATGGGCATGATCACGATCGGCTTCCTGCTGTTCACGATCCTGACGTCGAATCCCTTCGAGCGGCTGCTGCCGGGCCCGCCCGACGGCGCCGACCTGAACCCGCTGCTGCAGGACCCAGGCATGATCTTCCACCCGCCGCTGCTGTACATGGGCTACGTCGGCTTCGCGGTGGCCTTCGCCTTCGCCGTCGCCGGCCTGCTCGGCGGCAAGGTCGAGCGCGAATGGGTGCGCTGGTCGCGGCCGTGGACGCTGGCCGCCTGGTCGTTCCTCACCGGCGGCATCGCGCTGGGCTCCTGGTGGGCCTACTACGAGCTCGGCTGGGGCGGCTGGTGGTTCTGGGACCCGGTCGAGAACGCCTCGTTCATGCCGTGGCTGGTCGGCACCGCGCTGATCCACTCGCAGGCCGTGACCGAGAAGCGCAACGCGTTCCCCGCCTGGACCGTGCTGCTGGCGATCGCCGCCTTCTCCCTGTCGCTGCTCGGCACCTTCCTGGTCCGCTCCGGCGTGCTGACCTCGGTCCACGCCTTCGCCAACGACCCCGAGCGCGGCCTGTTCATCCTGGCCTTCCTCGGCATCGTCACCGGCGGGGCGCTGCTGCTGTTCCTGCTGCGCGCGCCGAAGCTCGCCGCCGGCGAGGGCTTCGACTGGTTCTCGCGCGAGACCCTGCTTCTGGCCAACAACCTGCTGCTGGTCGTCTCCGCGGCCATGGTCCTGCTCGGAACGCTGTTCCCGATCCTCAACGACTTCATGGGCTGGGGCCAGGTCTCGGTCGGTCCGCCCTACTTCTCGGCGATGTTCATCCTGCTGATGACGCCGCTGGTGCTGCTGCTGCCCTTCGGACCCATGAGCCGGTGGAAGCAGGACAGCGTCGGCCGGGCGCTGAAACCGCTCGTGGTGCCGGCGATCGTGGCCGTCCTCGGCGGCGTCATCATCGCCGGTGCGCTGGATGCGTTCACGCTGCGCGCCGTGACGGGCTGGATCGGCGGCCTCTGGCTGGTCCTCGGCGCCCTGGCCTTCGTCGCCCGCGCGGCGAAGTCGTCGTCGGGCCTGCTCCGGGGCCACTGGGGCATGGTCGCCGCGCACCTCGGCGTCGGCGTGTTCGTGATCGGCGTGGCGATGGTCGAATCGTCGACCGCCGAGCGCGACTTCGCGATGCGCCCCGGTGAGACCGTCGAGACCGCCGGCCTGGCCTTCCGCCTGGACGAGATCGCCACGGTCAAGGGCCCGAACTGGTCGGCCGAGGAAGCCCGCTTCACGGTGCTGAAGGACGGTGAGGCCTGGACCGCGATGACCCCGCAGAAGCGCCGCTATTACCGCTCCGGCCAGGTCATGACCCAGGTCGCCCTGGAGCCCGGCCTGTTCCGCGACCTCTACATCGCCATGGGCCAGCCGCTGGACGGCGACGCCTGGTCGATCCGCGTCCACGTCAAGCCGTTCATCCGCTGGATCTGGGGCGGTGCGGTGCTGATGCTGATCGGCGGCCTGCTGGCCGCGACCGACCCGCGCTACCGCCGCCTGGCGAAGCACGCCATGACGCGCACCGACGCGGCCGTCGGCGGTCCGCAGCAGGCCGCGGCATGACTCGTCTGCTCGCGGTCCCGTTGCTGCTGTTCGCAGTCCTGCTGATCCTGCTGTTCACCGGGCTGAAGACCGCCGACGAGCGCCAGCTGATCCGAAGCCCGCTGATCGGCAAGCCGGTGCCGGACTTCGCCTTGCCTTCGCTGGCCGACCCGGGCCGCACCATCACCAACGACGCGCTGGCCGGCCGTCCCTACCTGATCAACGTCTGGGGAAGCTGGTGCCCGGCCTGCCGCATCGAGCACCCCTTCATCGTCCGGCTGGGCGAGGAAGCGCCGGTGCCACTGGTGGGCATCAACTGGAAGGACGAACGCGACGACGCACTGCGCTGGCTGGAGCGGTTCGGCGACGGCTGGGACCTGCAGGTCGTCGACTACGACAGCGACCTGGTCATCGATCTGGGCGTTGTCGCCGCGCCGGAGACCTTCCTGGTCGACCACAACGGCATCATCCGGCACAAGCACACCGGTCCGATCGACGCCGAGAGCTTCGCCGACCTGATGCAGCGAAGCCGCGGCCTCGCCGCGCTGGCGGAGCAAGCGCAGTGACGGTGCGTTTCCGGACCTTCGCCGCCGCCCTGCTGCTGGTCCTGGCCGCGACCGGCGCGGCGCAGAACCCGATCCAGCCGCTGGAATTCGCCAGCGAGACCCAGCGCGAGCGCTACCACGCACTGATCGACGAACTGCGCTGCACCGTGTGCCAGAACCAGGCGCTGTCCAGCTCCGACGCACCGCTGGCCGCCGACCTGCGCGAGGCGGTCTACCGCCAGATTCGCGAGGGCCGGGCCGACAACGAGATTCGCCAGTTCATGCGCGACCGCTACGGCGATTTCGTGCTGTACAACCCGCCGCTGGCCGCCCATACGCTGCTGCTGTGGGCCGGCCCGCCGCTGCTGCTGGTCGTCGGCGGCATTCTCGCCGCGCTGATCGTCCGCGCCCAGCGCCGTCGCCTGGCCGAGTCGGCGGGCACGCCGGCCGGCGATTCGCCCTCCGATCCGCCCGCTACCTGACCCCGCCCCCGGAGACCGCCCGACGTGTTCCTGTTCCTGAGTGCGCTCGCCTGCCTGGTCGCGCTGGCCTTCGTCCTGGTGCCGCTGCTGCGCAGTGCGCCGGAAGCCCGCCGCATCCGCCATCGCCTCGAGGCGCTGGATGCCCTGAAGGAGGACCTGCCGGCCGCTGAATGGTCGCGTCGACACGACGCGCTCCAGCGGGAGCTCGCCGCGATGCCCCGCAGCAACGACCATCGCCTGACGGCGGCGCTGGTCGTCGTGCTGGTGCCGGTGCTGGTGGTCCTGGTCTACCGCGTCGCCGGCACGCCCGAGGCGCTGGACCCGATGGACCCCCGGGCGACCGAGGTCCGCGAGGTCCTCGGCGACCTGGCCGCGGCGGTCGACGAGAACCCCGAGGACGTCGAGGCCTGGACGCGCATGGGCCTGATCTGGAAGAACCTGCAGCAGTGGCCCGCCGCCGACGCCGCCTGGCGTCGCGTGCTGTTTCTGGAGCCCGACAATTCCTTTGCCCACGTCGAGCTGGCCGAGACGCTGCTGTTCGCTTCCGGCCGGCCCGAGATGCCGCCGGAGGCCGCCGCCCTGCTCGACCGCGCCGTCGAGCTCGACCCGACCAACCAGAAGGCCCTGTGGCTGTCCGGCATGGGCGCGTTCCAGCAGGGCCGTTTCCGCGAGGCGCTGGTCGACTGGGAACGCCTCGATACCCTGCTGCCGGCCGGCGGCGTCAAGGACCAGGTCAACGAACAGATGGCACGGGCCCGCGCGGCCCTGGCCAGCGACGCGCACGCGTCCGCCGGCGTGGCGGTGCAGGCGCCGGCCGCCGGCGCCGCGGATCGGCCGTCACCGGCCACGCCCCGCGACGACGCGGGGGCCGGCGTCTCGCTGACGGTCACCGTCGACCTCGCCCCCGAACTGGCCGGCGCCGTCTCCGGCGACGAGACCGTGTTCGTGTTCGCCCGCGCTGCCTCCGGCCCGCCGATGCCGCTGGCCGTGCAACGCTTCCCGGCCGCCGCCCTGCCCCGCACGGTGACCCTGACCGACGCCGACGCGATGGCGCCGAACATGAACCTGTCGAGCTTCGACACCTGGAACGTCACCGCCCGCATCAGCGCCAGCGGCAACGCGACCGCTTCACCGGGCGACCTGCAGGGCGTGCGCGAGGCGGTCACCGTCGAGGACGGGGACATCGCGCTGCGCATCAACGAGCGCGTCCGGTAGCCGCTGGACCCGGCCACCGCAGCCCACAGAGCGCAGCGACCAGCAGGATCGCGACGAAGACAGGGCCTGCCCAGCGATTGGGCCTGCGCTCGAACGTGTACCGCGCCCCGAGCAGGGTCCCCGCCGCTTCGTGATCGGCCCCCATTCCCAGGCCCGCCGCCCAGGGTCGGGGCGGCAGGCGCAAGAGCGTCTCGTCGGGCCCGAGCCGCTGCATGCGGGCCAGCGGGTCCTGGATCCGGTCGAGACTCGCAGGAACCGACCGGTCCACGCGCACGATGCCAGCTGCGTTCGCCTCCACGGCTTCGATCGTCGCATCGTCCAGCCCCGACACGACCAGCGTCCGCT harbors:
- a CDS encoding DsbE family thiol:disulfide interchange protein; the encoded protein is MTRLLAVPLLLFAVLLILLFTGLKTADERQLIRSPLIGKPVPDFALPSLADPGRTITNDALAGRPYLINVWGSWCPACRIEHPFIVRLGEEAPVPLVGINWKDERDDALRWLERFGDGWDLQVVDYDSDLVIDLGVVAAPETFLVDHNGIIRHKHTGPIDAESFADLMQRSRGLAALAEQAQ
- a CDS encoding cytochrome c-type biogenesis protein CcmH; translated protein: MTVRFRTFAAALLLVLAATGAAQNPIQPLEFASETQRERYHALIDELRCTVCQNQALSSSDAPLAADLREAVYRQIREGRADNEIRQFMRDRYGDFVLYNPPLAAHTLLLWAGPPLLLVVGGILAALIVRAQRRRLAESAGTPAGDSPSDPPAT
- the ccmE gene encoding cytochrome c maturation protein CcmE, which codes for MTRTRKRRLLIVVLILVGMSLATAVAITAMNQNVMFFVSPTDVAEQELSPERRFRLGGLVADGTVVRAPGSLDVEFQVTDGRHNVPVTYSGILPDLFREGQGVIAHGYLRDGRFEADEVLARHDETYTPPEVLRALEEAGHPGPDTNP
- the ccmB gene encoding heme exporter protein CcmB; the encoded protein is MSALREARALLVRDLRLAFRRIGQTLLPLFFLFAVVVLIPLGVGPGPDLLARLSGGMIWVAALLASLLALEHLFRPDYDDGSLEQWFVGNREGYLAVYVRLLAYWLVTGLPVVLFSPLAGLMLNLPAPALGTLVASLAIGTPALTLIGALAAALTLTTRGAGALLAILVFPLVVPLLIFAAGAVQLAADGFAPGAHLGFLGAFTIVCLTLAPIGIRAALKMNLE
- a CDS encoding heme lyase CcmF/NrfE family subunit; translation: MTGGVLGELGQIALIVSLVLAILLATLPLIGAWRDDARLMSLAPSLAVGLFVFVAIAFGILSAAFVANDFTIAYVANHSNLLLPVHYRLTGVWGGHEGSLLLWVLMLSGWMVAVVLFSRSLSRPFLARVLAVMGMITIGFLLFTILTSNPFERLLPGPPDGADLNPLLQDPGMIFHPPLLYMGYVGFAVAFAFAVAGLLGGKVEREWVRWSRPWTLAAWSFLTGGIALGSWWAYYELGWGGWWFWDPVENASFMPWLVGTALIHSQAVTEKRNAFPAWTVLLAIAAFSLSLLGTFLVRSGVLTSVHAFANDPERGLFILAFLGIVTGGALLLFLLRAPKLAAGEGFDWFSRETLLLANNLLLVVSAAMVLLGTLFPILNDFMGWGQVSVGPPYFSAMFILLMTPLVLLLPFGPMSRWKQDSVGRALKPLVVPAIVAVLGGVIIAGALDAFTLRAVTGWIGGLWLVLGALAFVARAAKSSSGLLRGHWGMVAAHLGVGVFVIGVAMVESSTAERDFAMRPGETVETAGLAFRLDEIATVKGPNWSAEEARFTVLKDGEAWTAMTPQKRRYYRSGQVMTQVALEPGLFRDLYIAMGQPLDGDAWSIRVHVKPFIRWIWGGAVLMLIGGLLAATDPRYRRLAKHAMTRTDAAVGGPQQAAA
- a CDS encoding heme ABC transporter permease, with amino-acid sequence MIWQSIKLAFHKLGSPPVFSVFARRLAPWLWAAFLACTLYGVYLALYVAPPDYQQGDSARILYIHVPAAWQALLGYLIMAVLAAIALIWRIRTAEIMAMAAAPIGAGLTLICLVTGSLWGKPMWGTWWEWDARLTSMLVLLFIYVGIMALYAAYDDPRKGARVASVLVIAGLVNLPIIHFSVEWWTTLHQGQTIRVFGESSMHPSMIPPLIWTTLGTKFLFGAALLDRARNLLLAQDQHKRWVQRELAPGLEAPGAVDPIERGAAIR
- the ccmD gene encoding heme exporter protein CcmD; the protein is MMSTILPDLNYAAFVWSSYGVFAAVCAWQFLAPWIRRRRLVRQIREQLEERSAANALKENDAP